The proteins below are encoded in one region of Sulfitobacter sp. SK012:
- the irrA gene encoding iron response transcriptional regulator IrrA, producing the protein MITAPHQIGTNWLATAGLRPTRQRVTLAALLIGDGQHRHVTAESLFEAAKGEGEAVSLATVYNTLRAFCDAGLVQEVTVDGSKSYFDTNTHDHPHFFWEDEGKLTDAPSEQLEISRLPTAPEGSEIASVDVVIRLRPKR; encoded by the coding sequence ATGATCACGGCCCCGCATCAGATTGGCACCAACTGGCTTGCAACAGCTGGCTTACGCCCCACCCGCCAGCGCGTGACGCTGGCCGCGTTGCTGATTGGCGACGGCCAGCACCGTCATGTCACTGCAGAAAGCCTATTTGAGGCGGCCAAGGGTGAAGGCGAAGCAGTGTCTTTGGCCACTGTTTACAACACGTTACGTGCCTTTTGTGACGCAGGCCTTGTACAAGAAGTGACCGTCGATGGTTCCAAAAGCTACTTCGACACAAACACCCATGACCATCCCCATTTCTTTTGGGAAGATGAAGGCAAGCTGACCGATGCGCCTTCGGAACAACTGGAAATTTCGCGCCTGCCGACAGCCCCCGAAGGGTCCGAGATCGCAAGCGTCGACGTGGTGATCCGCCTGCGACCCAAGCGTTAG
- a CDS encoding haloacid dehalogenase type II yields MPITTCVFDAYGTLFDVAAAARQAASEPEFAAIKETWPQIAEHWRLKQLQYSWLRAVTDAHTDFWHVTQDGLDWALEKTGHAGDLALRERLLALYWELQAYPEVPEMLGALKQAGLNTAILSNGSPDMLSGAVDSAHINGMLDALLSVESVGIFKPDARVYDLVGAQFGCAKNEVLFVSSNGWDAAAATGYGFTTAWVNRGGDPVDRMPWKPAHTLSDLTDIPELAGL; encoded by the coding sequence ATGCCCATTACCACCTGCGTTTTTGACGCGTACGGCACCCTTTTTGACGTAGCCGCCGCTGCACGTCAGGCGGCATCCGAACCCGAATTTGCTGCCATCAAAGAGACGTGGCCACAGATCGCCGAACATTGGCGCCTCAAGCAACTGCAATACAGCTGGCTGCGCGCAGTGACCGATGCACACACTGATTTCTGGCACGTCACGCAAGATGGCCTGGACTGGGCGCTAGAGAAAACCGGCCACGCTGGTGATTTAGCTCTTCGTGAACGTCTTTTGGCGCTGTATTGGGAGCTTCAGGCCTACCCGGAGGTCCCCGAGATGCTGGGTGCTCTAAAACAAGCTGGCCTCAACACAGCGATCTTATCCAACGGGTCGCCAGATATGCTGAGCGGCGCGGTCGACAGTGCACATATCAACGGAATGCTTGATGCCCTTTTGTCTGTTGAAAGCGTCGGCATCTTTAAACCCGATGCGCGGGTCTATGACCTTGTCGGGGCGCAATTCGGCTGTGCAAAAAATGAGGTGTTGTTTGTGTCCTCCAACGGCTGGGATGCCGCAGCCGCGACGGGTTACGGGTTTACCACCGCTTGGGTCAACCGCGGCGGTGATCCAGTTGACCGAATGCCATGGAAACCAGCCCATACTTTAAGTGATTTGACCGACATTCCGGAATTGGCAGGTCTTTGA
- a CDS encoding BadF/BadG/BcrA/BcrD ATPase family protein, with protein sequence MLDSAQTLFIGVDGGGTGCRAAVGTLSDGVLAQADGGRANVASDTELAIENILETVYAAAEKAGIPRDTLHKAKAHLGLAGVMTSHDSARVASDMPFETTVVTDDRSTAVTGALGGQDGFLLSVGTGTIAAASTAGTFQYVGGWGFHVADQASGAWLGRAALERVLLCKDGVVEHTDLTHELFAKFDDDANAISTFSVSAKPGDYGTFAPDIVTGARAGDPWGVSIMTQGAEHLVGSLRALGFKTGDTLCLSGGLGPHYAAYLPPESLGARINSCGNALDGAFQLAKSLGALR encoded by the coding sequence ATGCTTGATTCTGCGCAAACTCTATTTATTGGCGTTGATGGTGGTGGCACGGGGTGCCGGGCCGCTGTTGGGACGTTGTCTGATGGCGTACTTGCACAGGCTGATGGGGGCCGCGCAAATGTTGCCTCAGACACAGAACTAGCGATCGAGAATATTCTGGAGACGGTGTATGCGGCCGCCGAAAAGGCCGGCATTCCAAGGGATACGCTACACAAAGCAAAGGCACATCTAGGTCTTGCTGGGGTTATGACTTCACACGACAGCGCCCGCGTTGCATCGGACATGCCATTTGAAACCACAGTTGTGACCGATGATCGTTCAACCGCGGTTACAGGCGCATTGGGGGGTCAAGACGGGTTTCTTTTGTCGGTAGGCACAGGAACAATTGCAGCGGCAAGTACTGCCGGCACATTTCAATATGTTGGCGGTTGGGGGTTTCATGTTGCGGATCAAGCATCCGGGGCATGGCTGGGTCGCGCAGCGTTAGAACGGGTGTTGTTGTGCAAAGATGGGGTCGTCGAACATACCGATTTGACCCACGAATTATTTGCCAAATTTGACGACGATGCCAATGCAATATCAACCTTCAGTGTCTCGGCAAAACCGGGTGATTACGGCACGTTTGCACCCGACATCGTAACGGGCGCACGCGCAGGCGACCCTTGGGGGGTGTCGATCATGACCCAAGGCGCAGAACATCTTGTCGGAAGCCTCAGAGCGCTAGGGTTTAAGACCGGCGATACCCTCTGTCTGAGCGGCGGTTTGGGACCGCATTACGCGGCCTATCTGCCGCCAGAATCCCTCGGCGCGCGCATAAACTCATGTGGCAATGCATTGGACGGAGCCTTTCAGCTCGCCAAGTCTTTGGGGGCTTTACGATGA
- a CDS encoding enoyl-ACP reductase FabI, which translates to MSDMLKGKRGLIMGVANERSIAWGIAKAMAGAGAELAFTYQGEAFGSRLAPLAASIGSDFMVDVDVTDDASLDAAFEQLGARWPTIDFVVHAIAFSDKAELTGRFLNTSRANFKQTMDISAYSFVEVARRAHPMMVENGGTLITLTYQGSNRVVPNYNVMGIAKAALESATRYLANDLGPEGIRVNAISPGPMKTLAGAAIGGARKTYKHTDQNAPQRANATLEAVGGTAVYLCSDAGACTTGEIIRVDGGFHVLGMPQAEHL; encoded by the coding sequence ATGTCGGATATGCTCAAAGGAAAACGCGGGCTCATCATGGGCGTTGCCAACGAACGCTCTATCGCTTGGGGCATTGCTAAGGCGATGGCGGGGGCAGGCGCCGAACTGGCGTTTACCTATCAGGGCGAAGCGTTTGGCAGTCGTCTTGCCCCGCTTGCAGCGAGCATTGGCAGCGACTTTATGGTTGATGTGGACGTGACCGACGATGCATCGCTTGATGCTGCGTTCGAGCAGTTGGGTGCGCGTTGGCCGACAATCGATTTTGTGGTCCATGCGATTGCGTTTTCCGACAAGGCCGAACTTACCGGGCGTTTCTTGAACACGTCGCGCGCGAATTTCAAGCAAACGATGGACATCTCGGCCTATAGCTTCGTTGAGGTCGCGCGCCGTGCGCATCCAATGATGGTTGAGAATGGCGGCACGTTGATCACGCTAACGTATCAAGGCTCCAATCGGGTTGTTCCTAATTACAACGTCATGGGCATTGCCAAAGCTGCCCTTGAGAGTGCGACACGGTACTTGGCAAATGATCTGGGACCTGAGGGCATCCGTGTGAATGCGATTTCACCCGGCCCAATGAAAACGCTAGCTGGTGCGGCAATTGGCGGGGCGCGTAAGACCTACAAGCACACAGATCAGAATGCCCCTCAGCGTGCGAATGCGACTTTGGAAGCGGTGGGCGGCACGGCGGTTTACCTGTGCTCTGACGCCGGGGCCTGCACAACTGGAGAGATCATCCGCGTTGACGGCGGGTTCCACGTACTGGGGATGCCGCAAGCGGAGCATCTATAG
- a CDS encoding GntR family transcriptional regulator: MNIVEFLTPNNWLQPDGGPRYMQLRRRLSEGVDQGFLKAGSSLPPEREIATITDLSRVTVRKAIQALAKDGIIVQKQGSGSFVASDTPQIEQSLSRLTSFTEDMSRRGMISSSVWLERGVFMPSPDEVLALALSPDASVSRIARLRMADDKPLAIERASLSTEMLPNPLLVETSLYDVLEQAGLRPVRALQKISAINLEEDNATLLSVAPGMAGLRIERTSYLSDGRVVEFTQSIYRGDAYNFVAELRLAKE, encoded by the coding sequence ATGAACATTGTAGAATTCTTAACGCCAAATAACTGGCTGCAACCCGACGGCGGCCCGCGTTACATGCAACTGCGCCGGCGGCTTAGTGAAGGCGTCGATCAGGGTTTTCTAAAAGCAGGCAGTTCGCTGCCCCCCGAACGGGAAATCGCGACAATCACTGATTTGTCACGCGTCACGGTCCGCAAAGCCATTCAAGCGCTCGCCAAGGATGGCATCATTGTTCAAAAGCAAGGATCTGGTTCGTTTGTGGCATCTGACACCCCGCAGATCGAACAATCATTGTCTCGGCTGACTTCCTTTACCGAAGATATGTCGCGCCGGGGCATGATCTCGTCGAGTGTTTGGCTTGAGCGGGGCGTGTTTATGCCCTCTCCAGACGAAGTGTTGGCCCTCGCCCTCTCGCCTGACGCTTCGGTGTCGCGGATTGCACGCCTCAGAATGGCTGATGACAAACCTTTGGCCATTGAACGCGCTTCATTGTCGACCGAAATGCTGCCAAATCCGCTTTTGGTTGAAACATCGCTGTATGACGTGCTTGAGCAGGCGGGGCTAAGACCCGTACGCGCCTTGCAAAAGATTTCAGCAATTAACCTCGAAGAAGACAACGCTACTCTTTTGAGTGTCGCGCCGGGCATGGCGGGGCTTCGGATCGAACGCACGTCTTACCTGTCTGACGGTCGCGTCGTTGAATTCACACAATCGATCTATCGCGGAGACGCCTACAATTTCGTAGCCGAGCTTCGCCTTGCCAAAGAATAG
- a CDS encoding FKBP-type peptidyl-prolyl cis-trans isomerase, whose protein sequence is MAEVKPGDTVHIHYTGTLLDGTAFDSSEGREPLSFEVGSGQIIPGLDVAIPGMTVGEKKVVKIACTDAYGPLNPEMRQAVPREGIPDDIPLEVGTQLQMQTPDGQAMPVMIVELDEATVTLDANHPLAGKDLQFDIELVKID, encoded by the coding sequence ATGGCTGAGGTCAAACCCGGCGACACCGTGCACATTCATTACACTGGCACTTTATTGGATGGCACCGCATTCGACAGCTCAGAAGGGCGCGAACCGCTGTCCTTTGAGGTGGGCTCTGGGCAGATTATTCCGGGACTTGATGTGGCCATACCGGGGATGACAGTCGGTGAGAAAAAGGTGGTCAAGATCGCCTGTACCGATGCCTACGGCCCTTTGAACCCTGAGATGCGCCAGGCAGTCCCACGAGAGGGTATCCCAGATGATATCCCGCTGGAAGTTGGCACGCAGTTGCAAATGCAAACGCCCGACGGGCAGGCGATGCCTGTGATGATTGTTGAACTTGATGAAGCGACGGTGACGTTGGACGCCAATCATCCGCTGGCAGGCAAAGATCTGCAGTTTGATATCGAATTGGTCAAGATCGACTGA
- the fabB gene encoding beta-ketoacyl-ACP synthase I: MRRVVVTGLGIVSSIGNNADEVLASLKAGTSGIVASPAMEENGFRSRIAGTLKIEPSEHIDKRTLRFMGPGAAYAHIAMGQAIADAGLGEETISNPRTGLIAGSGGPSTSAMLAAHNVVRETGATKRIGPFAVPKCMSSTVSANLATAYKIKGINYSITSACSTSLHCIGSASEQIMLGKQDVMFAGGGEELDWTLSCLFDAMGAMSSKFNDTPDKASRAFDANRDGFVITGGGGIVVLEELEHAVARGAKIYAEVTGFAATSDGHDMVAPSGEGGARAMELALATLPEGRKISYINAHGTSTPVGDVGEIEAVRRVFGKGSTPPVSSTKSMTGHGQGAAGAMEAIFCLLMLEHDFITPSINVETLDPALDASEIATVRVDNAGLDSVMTNSFGFGGTNGSMILSKFKS; encoded by the coding sequence ATGCGCCGCGTTGTCGTGACAGGATTGGGAATCGTATCGTCCATCGGGAATAACGCCGATGAGGTACTTGCGTCTTTGAAGGCGGGGACCTCGGGCATTGTTGCCTCCCCCGCGATGGAAGAGAATGGCTTTCGCAGCCGCATCGCTGGGACGCTCAAGATTGAACCGTCCGAGCATATCGACAAGCGCACTCTGCGTTTCATGGGGCCGGGTGCCGCCTATGCCCATATCGCGATGGGGCAAGCGATTGCTGACGCGGGCCTCGGGGAAGAGACCATCAGCAACCCGCGTACTGGTCTGATTGCAGGCTCTGGTGGGCCGTCGACCTCCGCGATGCTCGCTGCACATAACGTGGTGCGAGAGACGGGTGCGACAAAGCGGATCGGCCCTTTTGCAGTGCCAAAATGTATGTCCTCGACTGTCAGCGCCAATTTGGCGACGGCTTATAAGATTAAGGGCATCAACTATTCTATTACGTCTGCATGCTCGACTTCGCTGCATTGCATTGGTTCCGCCTCAGAGCAAATTATGCTGGGCAAGCAAGATGTTATGTTCGCAGGTGGCGGCGAAGAGCTCGACTGGACGCTGTCATGTCTCTTTGATGCGATGGGCGCGATGAGTAGCAAATTTAACGACACCCCCGACAAGGCGAGCCGGGCGTTTGACGCCAACCGAGATGGGTTCGTCATCACGGGTGGCGGCGGGATTGTGGTGCTCGAAGAATTGGAGCACGCAGTAGCACGTGGCGCGAAAATATACGCCGAAGTGACAGGTTTTGCCGCGACGTCCGATGGCCATGACATGGTCGCTCCGTCCGGTGAAGGTGGTGCTCGTGCGATGGAACTGGCGCTGGCTACGCTGCCAGAAGGGCGCAAAATCAGCTACATCAATGCGCACGGGACTTCGACCCCGGTGGGCGATGTCGGCGAAATCGAAGCCGTGCGCCGGGTCTTTGGCAAGGGCAGTACGCCGCCAGTCAGTTCGACCAAATCGATGACGGGCCACGGGCAAGGCGCTGCTGGCGCGATGGAAGCGATCTTTTGTCTGCTGATGCTAGAGCATGATTTCATCACTCCCTCGATCAACGTCGAAACGCTGGATCCGGCGCTGGATGCATCCGAAATCGCGACCGTGCGTGTAGACAATGCCGGGCTAGATTCTGTGATGACCAATTCCTTTGGCTTTGGTGGCACCAACGGCTCAATGATCCTGTCGAAATTCAAATCATAA
- a CDS encoding HalD/BesD family halogenase, with translation MKQIDIAALIDLDRYPLDRPDRPAYRDLVARCQAELAQDGLFNLEGFLREDARTACVDAVMPRFAKQSFRHARRHNIYFRKDIPELPDDHPALQQVETVNHTLCGDVVEDTAVTEIYEWLPFAAFLADVMEKPALYPMDDALSRLNVMAYRAGEALNWHFDRSEFTTTLLLQAPQEGGGFEYARNLRRDDDPNYAGVTDLLTGKLTPTQMHVTPGTLNVFRGKNTAHRVTPVAGDIERVITVFTFYEHPGAQFSDTEKMGFYGRTS, from the coding sequence ATGAAACAGATCGATATTGCCGCCCTAATTGACCTTGACCGTTACCCACTGGACCGGCCTGATAGGCCTGCGTACCGCGATCTTGTTGCGCGCTGCCAAGCAGAGCTTGCGCAGGACGGGCTCTTTAACCTTGAGGGTTTCTTGCGCGAGGATGCCCGCACAGCTTGCGTCGATGCGGTCATGCCTCGTTTTGCCAAGCAGTCCTTTCGCCATGCCCGCCGCCACAACATCTACTTTCGCAAGGACATTCCGGAGCTTCCGGATGACCACCCGGCCCTGCAACAGGTTGAGACAGTGAACCACACCTTATGTGGCGATGTGGTCGAAGATACTGCGGTAACGGAGATTTATGAGTGGCTTCCCTTTGCCGCCTTTCTAGCCGATGTCATGGAAAAACCTGCGCTTTATCCGATGGATGACGCGCTCTCGCGGCTCAATGTCATGGCTTATCGCGCCGGCGAGGCGCTGAACTGGCATTTTGACCGCTCCGAATTCACCACAACGCTACTGTTGCAGGCACCCCAAGAAGGCGGCGGGTTTGAATACGCACGTAACCTACGGCGCGACGATGATCCCAATTACGCTGGTGTCACGGATTTGCTGACCGGCAAGCTGACCCCGACGCAAATGCATGTAACCCCCGGGACCCTCAACGTCTTTCGCGGCAAGAACACTGCCCACCGTGTCACACCTGTGGCCGGCGATATCGAACGCGTGATCACCGTGTTTACTTTTTACGAACACCCTGGCGCGCAATTCTCCGATACCGAAAAGATGGGGTTTTATGGTCGCACTTCTTAA
- the fabA gene encoding bifunctional 3-hydroxydecanoyl-ACP dehydratase/trans-2-decenoyl-ACP isomerase: MAEFPTSFDKEGLLKCARGELFGRGNAQLPAPPMLMMDRITEVSADGGEHGKGHIRAEFDITPDLWFFDCHFPGNPIMPGCLGLDGLWQLTGFNLGWRGWQGRGYALGVGEVKLTGMVRPDRKLLTYKIDFTKAIQTRRLTMGVADGVVEADGDVIYVVKDMKVALSES, from the coding sequence ATGGCCGAATTTCCCACCAGTTTCGACAAAGAAGGCTTGCTCAAATGCGCCCGCGGAGAGCTTTTTGGCCGCGGTAATGCGCAATTGCCTGCGCCACCGATGCTGATGATGGACCGCATTACGGAAGTTTCTGCCGATGGTGGCGAGCACGGCAAAGGCCACATTCGCGCTGAATTCGACATCACGCCGGACCTGTGGTTTTTCGATTGCCACTTTCCGGGCAACCCGATCATGCCAGGGTGTCTGGGGCTAGATGGCCTGTGGCAGCTGACAGGATTTAACCTTGGCTGGCGCGGCTGGCAGGGGCGCGGCTATGCGCTGGGCGTGGGCGAAGTGAAGCTGACTGGTATGGTTCGACCTGACCGTAAGTTGCTGACTTACAAGATCGATTTCACCAAAGCAATCCAGACGCGCCGCCTGACAATGGGTGTAGCGGACGGCGTTGTTGAGGCGGATGGCGACGTAATCTACGTGGTCAAAGACATGAAAGTGGCCCTTAGCGAAAGCTGA
- a CDS encoding LysR family transcriptional regulator: MQNFDYFRLDGHTLRVFVSICETGSISRTAVLFGLNQSTISHTLDKMRAAVGDPLFVKAGRGITPTEKTIVIMPRVQQIIADIEGLIEPETYDVSLDSRPIVIAISTPALIHDMKRLHARIVKAAPGVIFEIRRLAPRDRVKEMLMHDEAEIAIAVSGYDYPSTLTHCHYASEKMIVFYDAACRGPVRTPEEYADARHAVVNFGGGVKSEVEKSLEALGLKRKVSLVAPTASMLGDLIKGTDIIATMPQRLADTAYSRLSQCARPVALSDASYDLVWHRRYEHSGRHIWLRRMVMNSRLP; encoded by the coding sequence ATGCAAAATTTCGATTACTTCCGCTTGGATGGTCACACCCTGCGCGTGTTCGTTTCAATCTGTGAAACAGGATCTATCAGCCGAACAGCTGTGCTTTTTGGGCTTAACCAATCAACCATCAGCCACACCTTGGACAAGATGCGTGCCGCCGTCGGAGACCCATTATTCGTCAAAGCAGGAAGAGGCATCACCCCCACTGAAAAAACCATCGTCATCATGCCCCGCGTTCAGCAGATCATTGCAGATATCGAAGGGTTGATTGAACCCGAAACATACGACGTCTCTCTTGATTCAAGGCCAATTGTCATCGCAATTTCAACGCCTGCGTTAATCCATGATATGAAACGGCTACATGCCCGTATTGTGAAGGCAGCCCCCGGCGTGATATTTGAAATTCGCCGGCTCGCACCGCGCGACCGCGTCAAAGAGATGTTGATGCATGATGAGGCTGAAATCGCCATCGCTGTCTCAGGGTATGACTACCCCTCTACACTCACCCATTGTCACTACGCCTCTGAAAAGATGATCGTTTTTTACGATGCCGCCTGTCGTGGACCTGTGCGAACGCCCGAAGAATATGCCGATGCCCGACACGCAGTTGTTAACTTTGGTGGCGGAGTAAAAAGCGAAGTTGAGAAATCTTTGGAAGCACTTGGGTTAAAAAGAAAAGTATCGTTGGTAGCACCTACCGCATCGATGCTTGGCGATCTGATCAAAGGAACCGACATCATTGCGACGATGCCGCAAAGACTTGCCGATACAGCTTATTCCAGGCTGTCCCAATGCGCCCGGCCCGTGGCGTTGTCCGATGCCAGCTACGATTTGGTCTGGCATCGTCGATATGAGCATTCAGGTCGGCACATATGGTTGCGCAGGATGGTCATGAATTCTCGCCTGCCCTAA
- a CDS encoding alpha/beta fold hydrolase, translated as MAHFTTSDGLKLYYEDEGAGLPILCLAGLTRTTRDFDYVSPYLPDHRLIKLDYRGRGQSDFDPEWRNYTLPVECRDVLELLAHLALDKVAILGTSRGGMNAMGLAMGAKDRLLGVALNDIGPYIDPNGLSFIMGYLGRNPAAQTHAEAAAAMPHVFSEFDDVPDSRWLEEARKHYTQSDAGLQITYDKHLRDAIEAAGAQAAPDLWPFFDAMDGLPLACIHGANSNLLSDETVAEMQNRRPDMIYARVPGRGHIPFLDEPEAVAALHKWTEMMA; from the coding sequence ATGGCGCATTTCACAACTTCTGATGGCCTCAAGCTCTATTACGAAGACGAAGGCGCTGGCCTTCCAATCCTTTGCCTCGCAGGCCTAACCCGGACAACGCGCGATTTCGACTACGTCTCACCATATCTTCCAGATCACCGGCTGATCAAACTTGATTACCGAGGCCGCGGTCAGTCCGATTTCGATCCCGAATGGCGGAATTACACCCTGCCGGTGGAATGCCGTGATGTTCTGGAACTGCTCGCGCATCTGGCTCTCGATAAGGTTGCGATCCTTGGCACCTCTCGTGGTGGTATGAACGCGATGGGCTTGGCGATGGGTGCAAAAGACCGCCTTTTGGGTGTCGCGCTCAATGACATAGGGCCCTACATTGATCCAAACGGGTTGAGCTTTATCATGGGATACCTTGGCCGAAATCCCGCAGCTCAGACCCACGCAGAAGCCGCGGCCGCAATGCCCCACGTGTTCTCGGAGTTTGACGATGTGCCCGACAGCCGCTGGCTGGAGGAAGCGCGCAAACATTACACGCAATCCGACGCAGGCCTGCAGATCACCTACGACAAACACCTGCGTGACGCGATTGAGGCGGCTGGTGCACAAGCTGCCCCTGACCTTTGGCCCTTTTTTGACGCAATGGATGGCCTGCCTTTGGCATGCATCCATGGTGCCAATTCAAACCTGCTCAGCGATGAAACTGTCGCCGAAATGCAGAACCGCCGCCCCGACATGATCTATGCGCGCGTTCCGGGCCGGGGCCACATCCCGTTCCTAGATGAGCCCGAGGCCGTTGCGGCGCTGCATAAGTGGACGGAGATGATGGCATGA
- the nagA gene encoding N-acetylglucosamine-6-phosphate deacetylase, which produces MTEMVKAFVGARIHDGQQLHENHALVVNRDGNLSIVPRDELPSACLTEALQGGLITPGFVDLQVNGGGGVMFNDDQSVDALRTIAQAHATTGTVALLPTLITDTPERTRSAIDAVERAISEQVSGIVGIHLEGPHLSVARKGAHDPKLVRPMENTDLEVLLKAADRLPNVMVTVAPENVTNAQIRSMADAGIAVSLGHTDADFDTCMAAFDAGARCVTHLFNAMSQMGNREPGLVGATLAREDIYAGMIADGIHVHPNMIRIALAAKLCPEKIFLVTDAMATVGSKIDGFSLNGRDVFRKDRRLTLADGTLAGADLEMPGALSVMVGPVGEDITRAVARATSTPAQLLREPNGLGGLSDTSPTAIYLYDDLSNPVSLQLDDVRDAGKEQTASFANAR; this is translated from the coding sequence ATGACAGAAATGGTCAAAGCCTTTGTCGGAGCGCGGATACATGATGGTCAACAGCTTCATGAAAATCATGCGCTTGTCGTCAATCGGGATGGTAACCTAAGCATCGTTCCACGCGATGAATTGCCGTCAGCTTGCTTGACCGAAGCCTTGCAAGGCGGGCTGATCACACCGGGTTTTGTCGATCTTCAGGTTAATGGCGGCGGTGGGGTTATGTTTAACGATGACCAGTCTGTGGATGCGTTGCGCACGATTGCCCAAGCCCATGCGACCACGGGAACGGTTGCCCTCCTGCCTACCCTAATCACGGACACACCAGAGCGCACACGCTCAGCAATTGATGCCGTAGAACGCGCAATTTCTGAACAGGTGAGCGGCATTGTCGGCATCCACCTAGAAGGCCCCCACCTCTCAGTTGCCCGCAAAGGCGCACATGATCCCAAGCTGGTACGGCCGATGGAGAATACGGACCTTGAAGTGCTGCTGAAAGCGGCGGATCGCCTGCCAAATGTGATGGTTACCGTGGCCCCCGAAAACGTGACGAACGCTCAAATTAGGTCGATGGCTGATGCGGGCATTGCCGTCTCACTTGGACACACTGATGCTGATTTTGACACCTGTATGGCAGCATTCGATGCCGGTGCGCGATGTGTAACACACCTGTTCAACGCCATGAGCCAAATGGGCAATCGAGAGCCGGGATTGGTCGGCGCGACCTTGGCGCGCGAGGATATTTATGCGGGCATGATTGCCGACGGCATTCACGTCCATCCGAACATGATCCGCATTGCTCTGGCGGCAAAGCTTTGCCCCGAAAAGATATTTTTGGTGACCGATGCAATGGCGACGGTTGGTTCAAAGATCGACGGGTTTTCACTAAATGGCCGCGACGTGTTCCGAAAAGATCGCCGCCTTACGCTGGCTGATGGCACACTTGCGGGGGCTGATTTGGAAATGCCGGGCGCATTGTCGGTCATGGTTGGACCCGTCGGCGAGGACATCACCCGGGCAGTTGCGCGCGCGACATCCACACCGGCCCAGCTGCTGCGCGAACCCAACGGTTTAGGAGGGCTGTCAGATACGTCTCCAACGGCAATCTATCTGTACGACGACCTGTCCAATCCGGTCTCGCTTCAGCTCGACGACGTGCGTGATGCGGGAAAAGAGCAGACGGCCTCTTTTGCAAACGCCCGTTAG
- a CDS encoding SIS domain-containing protein yields MTASQTQMRREVLEIPAAVDRLLGNGGDDIRRAADAIRARAPNYMVSVARGSSDHVATYLKYASELLMGTPIASIGPSIASIYNRKLNLDGSVCLSVSQSGKSPDIVEMARMAREGGALSIAMTNNPSSPLAQVSDYTLDLHAGPELSVAATKTFVNSTVAGIWLLAEWGEDEALLKAISDLPGKLEKAVHTDWPEARAALGGRNSIFCLGRGPAYAISNEAALKFKETCQIHAESYSSAEVLHGPVSIVDGGFPVIALAAKDAAEEALAGVADQLAEKGATVFVTSDKAQQASSLQVTRTGHALTDPITLIASFYAMVERIAASRGINPDAPRHLKKVTETV; encoded by the coding sequence ATGACAGCCTCTCAAACTCAAATGCGCCGCGAAGTGCTGGAAATTCCTGCGGCCGTGGACCGGTTGCTTGGAAATGGCGGCGATGACATCCGCCGCGCCGCCGATGCGATCCGGGCGCGTGCACCAAATTATATGGTGAGCGTGGCGCGGGGTTCGTCTGATCATGTGGCGACATACCTCAAATACGCCTCTGAACTGCTTATGGGCACTCCGATCGCATCCATCGGGCCATCTATCGCGTCGATTTACAATCGCAAACTAAACCTTGATGGCAGCGTTTGTTTGTCTGTGTCGCAGTCCGGCAAAAGCCCTGACATTGTAGAAATGGCACGGATGGCCCGCGAGGGCGGCGCGCTGTCAATTGCGATGACAAACAATCCAAGCAGCCCTCTGGCGCAGGTTTCTGATTACACACTGGATTTGCATGCCGGCCCCGAACTGAGCGTGGCTGCGACCAAGACATTTGTAAATTCGACCGTCGCAGGGATTTGGCTGTTGGCGGAATGGGGAGAAGATGAAGCGCTGCTCAAGGCGATTAGCGACTTACCAGGCAAGTTGGAAAAAGCCGTCCACACCGATTGGCCAGAAGCACGCGCCGCTTTGGGAGGCCGTAATTCAATATTCTGCCTTGGTCGTGGACCAGCCTATGCAATTTCAAACGAAGCTGCGTTGAAATTCAAGGAGACCTGCCAAATTCACGCTGAATCCTATTCTTCTGCCGAAGTGCTGCACGGGCCTGTTTCTATCGTGGACGGCGGATTTCCAGTAATCGCCCTTGCCGCGAAGGACGCCGCTGAAGAAGCGCTTGCCGGAGTTGCGGATCAATTGGCCGAAAAAGGGGCCACGGTATTTGTAACCAGCGACAAGGCGCAGCAAGCGTCGTCTTTGCAAGTAACGCGGACCGGTCACGCGCTGACCGATCCTATCACTCTGATCGCCAGTTTTTACGCGATGGTGGAACGGATTGCAGCGTCGCGTGGCATAAACCCCGACGCGCCTCGGCACCTCAAGAAAGTGACTGAAACCGTATGA